The following are encoded in a window of Deltaproteobacteria bacterium genomic DNA:
- a CDS encoding TRAP transporter substrate-binding protein, protein MMRKAFVIGLLIVLVVGGMVIGRTQEVMAKTIELKLAHFMSPMHVQHRKSFVPFAEKVEKLTGGQVKIKIFPGGALGGPKQLPDAVKAGITDMAFIIPSYTTGRFPRMAVLDLPFMVESATHATKVIYDLFDKYLAEDFKDYKVLWFYSCGAGQLHSATKPIRKVSDLKDMKMRAPSAYMSKALKLMGSTSVGMPISELTISLQKGVIDGMLTPFSAIPDFRLWDLVKYVTHVNMYVSPMAVVMNKEKFNSLPAEARKAIDEASGRQWGLHAAQVYDQEDQEVVDKIKQGSKIKLIELSDGEKQAFVKHLAVMKTDWVKEMAKKGLPGKELLDAAHASAERNK, encoded by the coding sequence ATGATGAGAAAGGCATTCGTGATTGGTCTTTTAATTGTGCTGGTCGTAGGCGGGATGGTGATAGGCCGGACCCAGGAGGTCATGGCGAAGACCATCGAGCTGAAACTGGCCCACTTCATGTCCCCGATGCATGTTCAGCATCGCAAGTCCTTCGTCCCCTTTGCCGAGAAGGTGGAAAAGTTGACTGGTGGACAGGTCAAGATCAAAATCTTTCCCGGAGGCGCCCTCGGGGGACCCAAACAACTGCCCGATGCGGTCAAGGCGGGCATAACCGACATGGCCTTCATCATTCCTTCATATACCACGGGCCGATTCCCCAGAATGGCTGTCCTGGACCTTCCCTTCATGGTCGAGAGTGCTACACATGCCACCAAAGTGATCTACGACCTGTTTGACAAGTACCTCGCTGAGGATTTCAAGGATTACAAGGTGCTGTGGTTTTATTCATGCGGGGCCGGCCAGTTACATTCTGCAACAAAGCCCATCAGGAAGGTGAGCGACCTGAAGGATATGAAGATGCGTGCTCCTTCTGCTTACATGAGCAAGGCCTTGAAGCTCATGGGCTCGACCTCGGTCGGCATGCCTATTTCGGAATTGACTATATCCTTGCAGAAAGGGGTCATTGACGGGATGTTGACACCCTTCAGCGCCATTCCCGACTTCAGGTTGTGGGATCTGGTCAAGTATGTGACCCATGTCAATATGTATGTATCCCCCATGGCCGTGGTGATGAACAAAGAGAAGTTTAATTCCCTTCCCGCCGAGGCAAGAAAGGCTATAGATGAGGCGTCGGGAAGACAGTGGGGGTTGCACGCGGCCCAGGTGTACGACCAGGAAGACCAGGAGGTCGTGGATAAGATCAAGCAAGGGAGCAAGATCAAACTCATCGAGCTTTCCGATGGCGAAAAGCAGGCATTTGTGAAACACCTTGCGGTCATGAAGACCGACTGGGTGAAGGAGATGGCCAAGAAGGGACTTCCCGGCAAGGAACTCCTGGATGCCGCCCATGCCTCTGCTGAGAGAAATAAGTAA
- a CDS encoding TRAP transporter small permease → MKDKGLSRWIEGWVYPVSRVMNRIASIALFVMMVLTMVDVFGRKVFSHSIHGAVELTEFLLVILIFFSLAQTEVRNGHVQIDLILSKFGKRVQGVVNAITQLSGSVLCGLITWSTFLYAEKMRLSGEVSQDLWIPKFPFVYVVALGCGILAFTLLVNFFTSLSKVVKS, encoded by the coding sequence ATGAAAGACAAGGGATTGAGTCGATGGATCGAGGGCTGGGTGTATCCGGTTTCCAGGGTCATGAATCGGATTGCCTCGATCGCCCTTTTCGTAATGATGGTATTGACAATGGTGGATGTTTTCGGGAGAAAGGTCTTCAGCCATTCGATTCACGGGGCTGTCGAACTCACGGAATTCCTGCTGGTGATCCTCATCTTTTTCTCCCTTGCACAGACCGAGGTTCGGAATGGTCACGTACAGATCGACCTCATCTTGTCGAAGTTCGGGAAGCGGGTTCAGGGGGTGGTAAACGCTATAACCCAGCTTTCCGGATCTGTTTTATGCGGGCTGATTACCTGGTCGACATTTCTTTATGCCGAAAAGATGCGGCTTTCCGGAGAGGTATCACAGGATCTCTGGATCCCGAAATTCCCCTTTGTCTATGTGGTGGCATTGGGTTGCGGGATTCTGGCCTTCACTCTTTTGGTGAACTTTTTCACTTCGTTGTCAAAGGTGGTTAAGTCATGA
- a CDS encoding TRAP transporter large permease, whose amino-acid sequence MSPVVVGVAGIILLLVLISMRMQIGLSMALVGFLGFGILVSMKPGFTLLGMEPFKIGASYGLTVIPLFILMGQFANYSNMGTEIYQTVYRWVGFLPGGLAMATIGACGGFAAISGSSLASAATMGMVALPEMKRFKYDDALATGCIAAGGTLGILIPPSTVMIIYGILTEQSIGTLFIAGVLPGILLIGLFIFSIFLLTRWKPDLAPPGPKFSMREKIHSLKDTWSILCLFLLVIGGLYAGWFTPTEAAGVGAFGAFLITILKGRLNWESLKGSLAQTTLTTAMVFLILIGAHIFGYFLTVSQIPDQLSGLVVGAGLNRYVVLALLVLAYIILGCFMEGLAIMVLTIPIVYPMIITMGFDPIWFGVIITLVMEMSLITPPVGINVFIISGITKEVPMETIFKGVIPFWFSMLVCIILLCAFPGIALWLPTTMGG is encoded by the coding sequence ATGAGTCCGGTCGTAGTAGGCGTCGCGGGGATTATATTGTTGCTGGTATTGATTTCCATGCGGATGCAGATCGGTCTCAGCATGGCCCTGGTGGGTTTCTTGGGATTCGGGATCCTGGTCTCGATGAAACCGGGATTTACACTCCTGGGAATGGAGCCGTTCAAGATCGGGGCCAGTTACGGCCTGACAGTGATTCCCCTTTTCATCCTCATGGGTCAGTTCGCCAATTACTCCAACATGGGCACGGAGATCTACCAGACGGTGTATCGTTGGGTCGGTTTCCTGCCCGGGGGGCTGGCCATGGCCACTATCGGGGCGTGCGGCGGGTTCGCCGCGATCTCGGGGTCTTCCCTCGCATCAGCCGCGACCATGGGAATGGTGGCCCTGCCGGAGATGAAACGGTTCAAGTACGATGATGCTCTCGCCACGGGATGTATCGCGGCAGGGGGAACCCTCGGGATTCTGATTCCACCGAGCACAGTGATGATCATTTACGGTATCCTGACGGAACAATCCATCGGAACCCTGTTCATCGCCGGCGTACTTCCCGGGATCTTGCTCATAGGCCTCTTCATCTTCTCAATTTTCCTCCTGACCCGGTGGAAGCCGGATCTCGCCCCTCCGGGTCCCAAATTCAGCATGAGGGAAAAGATCCATTCTCTCAAGGATACATGGAGCATCCTTTGCCTCTTTCTCTTGGTAATCGGGGGATTGTACGCGGGATGGTTCACCCCCACGGAGGCAGCCGGTGTGGGGGCTTTCGGGGCTTTTCTCATTACGATTTTGAAAGGACGCCTCAACTGGGAGAGCCTCAAGGGATCCCTCGCCCAGACGACCTTGACCACGGCCATGGTCTTTCTCATCCTGATCGGGGCCCACATTTTCGGCTACTTCCTCACTGTCAGCCAGATACCCGATCAGCTTTCCGGGCTGGTCGTGGGGGCCGGGTTGAATCGATACGTAGTGCTGGCCTTGCTGGTCCTTGCCTATATCATCCTGGGGTGTTTCATGGAGGGGCTGGCCATCATGGTCCTAACCATACCCATCGTTTATCCCATGATCATCACTATGGGTTTCGATCCCATCTGGTTCGGGGTGATTATCACATTGGTCATGGAAATGAGCCTGATTACTCCACCGGTTGGGATCAACGTGTTTATCATCAGCGGGATCACCAAAGAGGTTCCGATGGAAACCATATTCAAGGGTGTAATCCCCTTCTGGTTTTCCATGCTTGTGTGCATCATACTGCTCTGCGCTTTCCCTGGAATCGCCCTATGGCTTCCAACGACCATGGGGGGCTGA